In one window of Frigoriglobus tundricola DNA:
- a CDS encoding leucine-rich repeat domain-containing protein, whose product MTQSMLCGIVAGLLLTCPVRADDAEDRAVAFVMGLGGRVTRDDQRPGKPVVRVSLFHAQVRARGAELRAMAPFQNLTTLDLRSTGVSDAELKEFMPFRDLTELDLGSNPGVTDDGLAELVGLRRLRVLRLYHTGVTEAGLKHLAPHQNLTALDLSLTAVADVGLRQLRALPRLSSLNLRETKVTDLGTLDIAALKSLTHLDLSYNKVTNVGVRQLAPLNKLTALNLGFTSVTDDVLKELDAFPNLAHLELEYTAVTEAGMKRLAEFKGMQVLILDRTNVSDTMLKELARLPELRALSLRQTSVSDAGLKALAPLKTLRSLDLSHLQVSDAGLKDLAAFPGLTTLGLLGTPITDAGLKELTALKKLTSLDLHGTRVTDRGVQELTTLRNLDVLSLWNTDVTDAGLKDLATLRSLTELRLTNTAVTDAGLKELVALRNLATLDLRGTKVTAVGVRALQKALPSCWIER is encoded by the coding sequence GTGACGCAGTCGATGCTGTGCGGAATCGTGGCGGGGCTGTTGCTTACCTGTCCGGTGCGGGCCGACGACGCCGAAGACCGGGCCGTCGCGTTCGTGATGGGGCTGGGCGGCCGGGTCACGCGCGACGACCAACGGCCCGGGAAGCCGGTCGTTCGGGTGAGCCTGTTTCATGCCCAGGTGCGCGCACGCGGGGCAGAGTTGCGGGCGATGGCCCCGTTCCAAAATCTCACGACACTCGACCTGCGCTCCACCGGGGTTTCCGACGCCGAGCTCAAGGAATTCATGCCCTTCCGGGACCTCACCGAACTCGACCTCGGATCGAACCCCGGTGTGACGGACGACGGGCTGGCGGAGTTGGTCGGCCTGCGCCGCCTTCGCGTGCTCCGCCTGTACCACACGGGGGTCACTGAAGCGGGGTTGAAGCACCTGGCCCCGCATCAGAACCTCACCGCCCTCGATCTGTCGCTCACCGCAGTTGCGGACGTGGGGCTACGGCAGTTGCGGGCGCTCCCGCGCCTCAGTTCGCTCAATTTGCGCGAAACCAAGGTGACGGACCTGGGCACCCTGGACATCGCCGCCCTCAAAAGTCTCACCCACCTCGACCTGAGCTACAACAAGGTGACGAACGTGGGGGTGAGGCAACTCGCCCCACTTAACAAGCTCACCGCTCTCAATCTGGGCTTCACGTCGGTGACGGACGACGTGTTGAAGGAACTGGACGCGTTCCCGAACCTCGCTCACCTCGAACTGGAGTACACGGCAGTAACGGAGGCGGGAATGAAACGACTCGCCGAATTTAAAGGTATGCAGGTACTCATCCTCGACCGCACCAATGTGTCGGACACCATGCTGAAGGAACTCGCTCGGTTGCCGGAGTTGCGCGCGTTGTCCCTTCGCCAGACGAGCGTATCGGACGCCGGCCTGAAGGCGCTGGCCCCCCTAAAGACCCTTCGGAGCCTCGACCTGAGTCACCTGCAGGTATCGGATGCCGGTTTGAAGGACCTCGCGGCGTTCCCGGGTCTGACGACTCTCGGGCTGCTCGGCACGCCGATCACGGACGCCGGGCTAAAGGAGTTGACCGCTCTGAAGAAGCTCACCTCGCTCGACCTGCACGGCACCCGAGTAACCGATCGAGGGGTACAGGAACTGACCACGCTCCGGAATCTGGACGTGCTGAGCCTGTGGAACACGGACGTGACGGACGCGGGGCTGAAGGATCTTGCCACACTCCGCAGCCTCACCGAGCTCCGCCTGACGAACACGGCCGTAACGGACGCGGGGCTGAAGGAGCTGGTGGCGCTCCGGAACCTCGCCACTCTCGACCTGCGGGGCACGAAGGTAACAGCGGTCGGGGTGCGAGCTCTACAGAAGGCGTTGCCGAGTTGTTGGATCGAACGGTGA
- a CDS encoding PQQ-binding-like beta-propeller repeat protein, translating to MTRVFRSRPARLAAFFALVAATALVADAAAPPESPPKSEGKVECSMFGGTVSRNMVNLTAKDIPGKFEPEDKSVLLWKADLGSKAYGGPTVAGGRVYVGTNNQRPRNADRDIHRSKAGVVEPVDMGVLMVFDEKTGKFLWQAVHDKLESGRVNDWPEEGVCATPTVEGDRVYYVSNRCTLMCLDAKGFSDGNQGFQGEKYKEKTDADIIWQYDMMKEHNVFPHNMSAGCPLIVGDTVFVHTANGVDDGHINLPSPNAPSFIALDKYTGKLKWKSSLPGKNIMHGQWSNAAYAEIDGIKQVIFPGGDGWIYSFVPETGELIWKFDGNPKDSVYELGGTGTRSDYIGTPVIYDNKVYIGLGQDPEHSTGISHFFCIAPKKEKVGKGADISKVLETRTKGADGKDVIGERPNPNSCVVWHFGGEENRKWASRDFKFGRTMSTACIVDDILYISELSGQLHCMNAQTGEHYWKYDTKASIWGSSYYVDGKVYLATDSGDLFVFKHDKKPSKHDELEGLTATDLKGARKEIKARQQQVADKYLIAKIEFDAPIRSTPVVANGVLFVMTEKTLYAFKQKN from the coding sequence ATGACACGCGTGTTCCGTTCGCGGCCGGCCCGGCTCGCCGCCTTTTTCGCCCTGGTCGCCGCAACGGCCCTCGTGGCCGATGCGGCGGCCCCGCCCGAGTCCCCACCGAAGTCCGAAGGGAAGGTGGAGTGCTCCATGTTCGGCGGGACGGTCTCCCGCAACATGGTGAACCTCACGGCCAAGGACATCCCCGGCAAGTTCGAACCCGAGGACAAGAGCGTCCTGCTGTGGAAGGCGGACCTCGGCTCGAAGGCCTACGGCGGGCCGACCGTCGCGGGCGGCCGGGTGTACGTCGGCACCAACAACCAGCGCCCGCGCAACGCCGACCGCGACATTCACCGCAGCAAGGCCGGCGTGGTCGAGCCGGTGGACATGGGCGTGCTCATGGTGTTCGACGAGAAGACCGGCAAGTTCCTCTGGCAGGCGGTCCACGACAAGCTCGAGTCCGGGCGCGTGAACGACTGGCCCGAGGAGGGCGTGTGCGCGACCCCGACGGTCGAGGGCGACCGCGTGTACTACGTCAGCAACCGGTGTACGCTCATGTGCCTGGACGCCAAAGGGTTCTCCGACGGGAACCAGGGGTTCCAGGGCGAGAAGTACAAGGAAAAGACCGACGCCGACATCATCTGGCAGTACGACATGATGAAGGAACACAACGTGTTCCCGCACAACATGTCGGCCGGGTGCCCGCTGATCGTCGGCGACACGGTGTTCGTCCACACCGCCAACGGCGTCGACGACGGCCACATCAACCTGCCCAGCCCGAACGCCCCGAGTTTCATCGCGCTGGACAAGTACACCGGCAAACTCAAGTGGAAGAGCAGTCTGCCGGGCAAGAACATCATGCACGGCCAGTGGTCGAACGCCGCCTACGCCGAGATCGACGGCATCAAGCAGGTGATCTTCCCGGGCGGGGACGGGTGGATCTACAGCTTCGTACCGGAGACCGGGGAGCTGATCTGGAAGTTTGATGGGAACCCGAAGGACTCGGTGTACGAACTGGGTGGCACCGGCACCCGGAGCGACTACATCGGCACGCCCGTCATTTACGACAACAAGGTTTACATCGGGCTCGGGCAGGACCCGGAACACAGCACCGGGATCTCGCACTTCTTCTGCATCGCGCCGAAAAAGGAGAAGGTCGGGAAGGGGGCCGACATCTCGAAGGTGCTGGAAACGCGCACCAAGGGGGCGGACGGGAAGGACGTGATCGGCGAGCGGCCGAACCCGAACTCGTGCGTCGTGTGGCACTTCGGCGGTGAGGAGAACCGCAAGTGGGCCTCGCGCGACTTCAAGTTCGGGCGCACCATGTCCACCGCGTGCATCGTGGACGACATCCTCTACATCTCCGAGCTGTCGGGCCAGCTCCACTGCATGAACGCCCAGACCGGCGAACACTACTGGAAGTACGACACGAAGGCCTCGATCTGGGGCTCCTCGTACTACGTCGATGGCAAGGTGTACCTGGCGACGGACAGTGGCGATCTGTTCGTGTTCAAGCACGACAAGAAGCCCTCGAAGCACGACGAGCTGGAGGGGCTCACCGCGACCGATTTGAAGGGCGCGCGAAAAGAGATCAAGGCGCGTCAGCAGCAGGTGGCCGACAAGTACCTGATCGCCAAGATCGAATTCGACGCACCGATCCGCTCGACCCCGGTCGTGGCCAACGGCGTGCTGTTCGTGATGACCGAGAAAACGCTTTACGCGTTCAAGCAGAAGAATTGA
- a CDS encoding outer membrane protein assembly factor BamB family protein — translation MPSVRMLALVLAVLALVARAPAARAADWIHWRGPMQNGHSLEKNLPGEFDPTKGKEGNVVWTAPYGGRCAPLVMDGRVYVIQGTGSGLEEAEQLVCVDEQNGKLHWSYRVNVFHTDIVSTRVAWAPLTGDPATGHVYAQTTGGELLCLDKAGKLVWKHSLTEEYGRASGYGGRLPAPIFDSGLVIVGMISSSWGDFSRGANRFVAFDGKTGEVVWWFDPGFPSKETYGSNPIVAVLNGQRVLLTGGGDGYLHAIKLRTGERIWSYQYCSGAANPAPLVSGNYVYAVHGDENPEGGPYGRIICLDASKIGTDGKPELVWEYRKSVRFGLTSPAIADGLLYAADDVGDLHCFNAKSGKELWKYRYANEVRGSPLIADGKLYINDVQRRMLILTLNGNSKPDEGDTFEFRFKEPKGIYSETNGTPIAVNGRVYFVSAASLWCLGLPNTKPEVVKYPSLPPETPYKDDAVAGARLFPADVVLKPSGKAKFQVVYVDANGREVKDTRPSPPATWALPLPAKTPTGAQPPALQGKIDNGELAVAPVPAQQGYVEFDGGGIKARARVRVAAQISWKQDFEKAPAGSSPGGWVNANGKFTVVKLADGNMVLMKNNNDPRPPLAKANTFITLPDSANYTIQADLMGTRVRDGMADFGIINSRYTLVLDGKTDPDSKKRQVRLFSWEARPRITRIEDFDWQPDVWYTAKLTIEQKEKTAIVRGKVWKRGDPEPEAWTVEFEDPSPNRVGSAGLYGYVTNSTATLTGANCYYDNIAITPNAKK, via the coding sequence ATGCCATCCGTCCGAATGCTCGCCCTCGTCCTGGCCGTACTCGCGCTCGTTGCCCGCGCGCCCGCCGCGCGGGCCGCGGACTGGATTCACTGGCGCGGGCCGATGCAAAACGGGCATTCGCTTGAGAAGAACCTGCCCGGAGAGTTCGATCCGACGAAAGGGAAAGAGGGTAACGTTGTCTGGACCGCGCCCTACGGCGGGCGCTGCGCGCCGCTCGTGATGGACGGGCGGGTGTACGTGATCCAGGGCACCGGCAGCGGGCTCGAAGAGGCCGAGCAGTTGGTGTGCGTCGACGAGCAGAACGGAAAGCTGCACTGGAGCTATCGGGTCAACGTGTTCCACACCGACATCGTGTCCACGCGGGTCGCGTGGGCGCCCCTCACCGGCGATCCCGCAACCGGCCACGTGTACGCCCAGACGACCGGTGGGGAACTCTTGTGCCTCGACAAAGCCGGAAAGCTCGTTTGGAAGCACAGCTTGACCGAGGAGTACGGCCGGGCCAGCGGCTACGGCGGGCGCCTGCCGGCCCCGATCTTCGATAGCGGCCTGGTGATCGTCGGGATGATCAGCTCGAGCTGGGGCGATTTCTCCCGCGGGGCCAACCGGTTCGTCGCGTTCGACGGCAAGACCGGAGAGGTCGTGTGGTGGTTCGATCCGGGCTTCCCCAGTAAGGAAACCTACGGTTCGAACCCGATCGTGGCCGTGCTGAACGGCCAGCGCGTGCTGCTAACGGGGGGCGGCGACGGATATCTGCACGCCATCAAGCTGCGGACCGGCGAACGCATCTGGAGCTACCAGTATTGCTCCGGGGCCGCGAACCCGGCCCCCCTCGTCAGCGGCAACTACGTGTACGCGGTCCACGGCGACGAGAACCCGGAGGGCGGGCCGTACGGCCGCATCATTTGCCTGGACGCCTCCAAAATCGGTACGGATGGCAAGCCGGAACTCGTGTGGGAGTACCGGAAGTCCGTGCGGTTCGGGCTGACCTCTCCGGCGATCGCGGACGGGTTGCTCTACGCCGCCGACGACGTGGGCGACCTGCACTGCTTCAACGCCAAGAGCGGCAAGGAACTGTGGAAGTACCGCTACGCCAATGAGGTGCGCGGCTCGCCGCTCATCGCCGACGGCAAGCTCTACATCAACGACGTGCAGCGGCGCATGCTCATCCTCACACTCAACGGCAATTCGAAACCCGACGAAGGCGACACCTTCGAATTCCGGTTCAAGGAGCCCAAGGGCATTTACTCCGAGACCAACGGCACTCCGATCGCCGTAAACGGGCGCGTGTACTTCGTCTCGGCGGCGTCCCTCTGGTGCCTCGGGCTGCCGAACACCAAGCCGGAAGTGGTAAAGTACCCGTCGTTGCCCCCGGAAACGCCGTACAAGGATGATGCCGTGGCCGGCGCGCGGTTGTTCCCGGCCGATGTGGTGCTGAAGCCGAGCGGAAAGGCCAAATTTCAGGTCGTGTACGTGGACGCGAACGGCCGCGAGGTGAAGGACACCCGCCCGTCGCCGCCCGCCACCTGGGCGCTTCCGCTGCCGGCCAAAACCCCGACCGGGGCACAGCCCCCCGCCCTCCAGGGTAAAATTGATAACGGGGAGTTGGCCGTCGCCCCCGTGCCCGCGCAGCAAGGGTACGTCGAGTTCGACGGCGGCGGGATCAAGGCCCGCGCGCGGGTCCGGGTCGCCGCGCAGATCTCCTGGAAACAGGATTTCGAAAAGGCCCCTGCGGGTTCGTCCCCGGGCGGGTGGGTCAACGCGAACGGCAAGTTCACCGTGGTGAAACTCGCCGACGGCAACATGGTGCTGATGAAGAACAACAACGACCCGCGCCCGCCACTGGCAAAGGCGAACACGTTCATCACGCTGCCGGATAGCGCGAACTATACGATCCAGGCGGACCTGATGGGCACGCGGGTGCGCGACGGGATGGCCGATTTCGGCATCATCAACTCGCGCTACACGCTCGTGCTGGACGGGAAGACCGACCCGGACAGCAAGAAGCGCCAGGTGCGCCTGTTTTCCTGGGAGGCCCGGCCGCGGATCACCCGCATCGAGGACTTCGACTGGCAGCCCGACGTGTGGTACACCGCGAAGCTCACGATCGAGCAAAAAGAGAAGACCGCGATCGTGCGCGGGAAGGTGTGGAAGCGGGGCGATCCCGAGCCGGAGGCGTGGACCGTCGAGTTCGAGGACCCGAGCCCGAACCGCGTGGGCTCGGCCGGGCTGTACGGGTACGTAACCAACAGTACCGCCACCCTGACCGGGGCCAACTGCTACTACGACAACATTGCCATTACCCCGAACGCCAAGAAGTGA
- a CDS encoding phosphocholine-specific phospholipase C, with translation MPTRREFIEFVAGTAGAGDAIGSLLGSIAQAASIEPERGSSFLDAEHVVILMQENRSFDHVFGTLRGVRGFNDPRALTLGDGNPVWVQANAEGKRYAPFRHDLKNSKITWMGSLPHDRTDQVDARNHGLYDRWLIAKESGRKEYKHLPLTLGYFTREDVPFYYALADAFTVCDQNFCSSLTATTPNRLHLWTGTVRAKPDAQSPAHVRNEDVDHDHLAGWTTFPERLEEWGVAWKVYQNELTVESGLNEEEDRWLSNFGDNPLEYFRQYHVHSAKNHCDFVARRLKQLPDEIQALEQQVATLTNAAEREKRNKQLDELRATQKKYDRERASWEQNRLEKLPERERALHAKAFCTNVADPAFRKLLDVTYRDGDNPRQMRVPKGDVLQNFRKDVGTGTLPTVSWLVSPETFSDHPSSAWFGAWYIAEVLDILTANPEVWKKTIFVVTYDENDGYFDHVPPFVPPHPHRPETGKVTKGIDAAVEYVELEQDRKVAGPSSARESAIGLGYRVPLIVASPWSRGGCVCSQVFDHTSVLQLLEKFLSHKLGKKVEEPNINRWRRAVCGDLTSAFQSPAKGDRPRLKFPPRNDFLQMIHNAKFKDLPIGPQALSAAELEKIRRDPKTSVLPRQEPGVRPSSPLPYELVVDGSLNATRTHFEVRFEARNDAFGDRSAGSAFIVYALVAPGEMRVRNYAVEPGAQLEDSWKLSDFDGGRYHLRVYGPNGFFREFKGSVKDPLVAIALDYCRSEKPAGKLSGSVRITSVNNERSATISLDVRTSDGPAAPTPLAPGQKKEITFESPKRDGWYDVVVRQGEFVKRYAGRVETGKWSTSDPAMA, from the coding sequence ATGCCGACCAGACGTGAATTCATCGAGTTTGTGGCCGGCACGGCGGGGGCGGGCGACGCGATCGGCAGTTTGCTCGGATCGATTGCCCAGGCGGCTTCCATCGAGCCCGAACGGGGGAGCAGCTTTCTCGACGCCGAACACGTCGTCATCCTGATGCAGGAGAACCGCTCCTTCGACCACGTTTTCGGGACGCTGCGCGGCGTGCGGGGCTTCAACGACCCTCGAGCCCTTACGCTCGGGGACGGGAACCCCGTATGGGTCCAGGCGAACGCCGAAGGCAAACGCTACGCGCCGTTTCGGCACGACCTCAAGAACTCCAAGATCACGTGGATGGGATCGCTGCCGCACGATCGTACCGACCAGGTCGATGCGCGTAACCACGGCCTGTACGACCGCTGGCTGATTGCCAAAGAATCGGGCCGCAAAGAATACAAGCACTTGCCCCTGACGCTCGGGTATTTCACGCGCGAGGACGTCCCGTTTTACTACGCGCTGGCCGATGCGTTTACGGTCTGCGACCAGAACTTCTGCTCCTCGCTGACGGCGACAACGCCGAATCGGCTCCACCTCTGGACGGGAACCGTTCGCGCCAAGCCCGATGCCCAGTCGCCGGCCCACGTCCGCAACGAGGACGTGGACCACGACCACCTCGCCGGTTGGACCACGTTCCCCGAGCGCCTGGAAGAGTGGGGGGTGGCCTGGAAGGTGTACCAGAACGAACTGACCGTCGAATCCGGTCTCAACGAAGAGGAAGACCGTTGGCTCAGTAATTTCGGCGACAATCCGCTCGAGTACTTCCGCCAGTACCACGTGCATTCGGCCAAGAACCATTGCGATTTCGTAGCCCGGAGGCTGAAACAACTCCCCGATGAAATCCAGGCGCTCGAACAACAGGTCGCGACGCTGACTAACGCGGCCGAGCGGGAGAAGCGGAACAAGCAGCTCGACGAGCTCCGCGCGACCCAAAAAAAGTACGACCGCGAGCGCGCCTCCTGGGAGCAGAACCGGTTGGAAAAACTCCCCGAACGGGAACGGGCGCTCCACGCGAAGGCCTTCTGCACAAACGTCGCCGATCCGGCCTTCCGAAAGCTCCTGGACGTCACGTACCGCGACGGGGACAACCCGCGCCAGATGCGAGTACCGAAGGGCGACGTGCTTCAGAATTTCCGCAAGGACGTCGGAACCGGCACGCTGCCGACCGTCTCGTGGCTCGTCAGCCCGGAGACGTTTTCGGACCACCCCTCCTCCGCCTGGTTCGGGGCCTGGTACATTGCCGAAGTGCTCGACATCCTGACCGCCAATCCCGAGGTCTGGAAGAAGACGATCTTCGTTGTGACCTACGACGAGAACGACGGCTACTTCGATCACGTCCCGCCGTTCGTGCCCCCGCACCCGCACCGGCCCGAAACCGGGAAAGTCACCAAGGGGATTGATGCCGCGGTGGAGTACGTCGAGTTGGAACAGGATCGCAAGGTGGCCGGCCCCTCATCCGCGCGCGAGAGCGCGATCGGACTGGGGTACCGCGTTCCTTTGATCGTCGCTTCGCCCTGGAGCCGGGGCGGCTGCGTCTGCTCCCAGGTTTTCGATCACACGTCGGTCCTGCAACTGCTGGAAAAGTTCCTCAGCCACAAACTCGGCAAGAAGGTCGAGGAGCCGAACATCAATCGCTGGCGCCGGGCGGTCTGCGGCGACCTGACCTCCGCCTTCCAGTCGCCCGCCAAGGGGGACCGGCCCCGGTTGAAATTTCCGCCGCGCAACGACTTCTTGCAGATGATCCACAACGCCAAGTTCAAAGACCTGCCGATCGGCCCGCAGGCCCTGAGCGCGGCGGAGTTGGAGAAGATCCGCCGCGACCCCAAGACCTCCGTGCTGCCGAGACAGGAACCGGGCGTGCGGCCCTCGAGCCCCCTGCCCTACGAACTCGTCGTCGATGGCTCCCTGAACGCCACGCGCACACACTTTGAGGTTCGCTTCGAGGCCAGAAACGACGCGTTCGGCGACCGCTCCGCGGGTTCTGCGTTCATCGTCTATGCGCTCGTCGCCCCCGGCGAAATGAGAGTTCGCAATTACGCCGTCGAGCCCGGCGCACAGTTAGAGGATTCGTGGAAGCTGAGCGATTTCGACGGCGGCCGGTACCACCTCCGGGTGTACGGACCCAACGGATTTTTCCGGGAATTCAAAGGGAGCGTGAAGGACCCGCTCGTGGCGATCGCGCTCGACTACTGCCGGTCCGAGAAGCCGGCGGGTAAACTCAGCGGCTCCGTGCGGATCACATCTGTGAACAACGAGCGTTCGGCCACCATCAGTCTTGATGTCCGAACTTCCGATGGACCGGCGGCGCCCACACCGCTCGCACCGGGCCAGAAGAAAGAGATCACCTTCGAGTCGCCAAAGCGGGATGGCTGGTACGACGTCGTCGTTCGCCAGGGCGAATTTGTAAAACGCTACGCGGGACGCGTCGAGACGGGAAAATGGAGCACAAGCGACCCCGCTATGGCTTGA
- a CDS encoding alpha-hydroxy acid oxidase gives MNLSYHTSYPGIDDLRERARRRTPRFAFEYLDGGCNEDVNLHKNTNDLRQVELKPYYLTRHEPPVLKTELFGHEYDAPFGIAPIGLQGLIWPGAPEILARAAAEHNIPFILSTVTTASIEQIGKITGGRFWYQLYHPAEDAIRDDILNRLEAAGCKTLVLLCDVPTFGYRPRDIRNGLAMPPRMTLRNILQILGRPNWAVRTLLNGKPHFATMAKYMPKGLNMKQLGAYMNATFSGRLNEAKIAPIRDRWKGHLVLKGVASEEDAETAVRLGLDGLIVSNHGGRQVDAGESAIRSLLPIAAKYRGKIRVMIDSGLRSGPDIARALACDADFTFLGRTFMYAVAALGRDGGQHAIAMLKVQLKQVMDQLCCHRVADFPRHLLRKPG, from the coding sequence ATGAACCTCAGCTATCACACGAGTTACCCGGGGATCGACGACCTGCGCGAGCGCGCGCGGCGGCGGACCCCGCGCTTCGCGTTCGAGTACCTCGACGGCGGGTGCAACGAGGACGTCAACCTCCACAAGAACACGAACGACCTGCGGCAGGTCGAACTGAAGCCCTACTACCTGACCCGCCACGAGCCCCCGGTCCTCAAGACCGAACTGTTCGGCCACGAGTACGACGCCCCGTTCGGGATCGCCCCGATCGGGCTCCAGGGGCTGATCTGGCCGGGCGCCCCGGAGATCCTCGCGCGGGCCGCGGCCGAGCACAATATCCCGTTCATCCTCAGTACCGTCACCACGGCGAGCATCGAACAGATCGGCAAGATCACCGGTGGCCGCTTCTGGTACCAGCTCTACCACCCGGCCGAGGACGCGATCCGCGACGACATTTTGAACCGGCTCGAGGCCGCGGGGTGCAAGACCCTGGTCCTGCTCTGCGACGTGCCGACGTTCGGCTACCGGCCGCGCGACATCCGCAACGGGCTGGCGATGCCGCCGCGGATGACCCTCCGCAACATCTTGCAGATCCTCGGCCGACCGAACTGGGCGGTGCGGACCCTGCTGAACGGGAAGCCGCACTTCGCCACGATGGCGAAGTACATGCCCAAGGGGCTGAACATGAAGCAGCTCGGCGCGTACATGAACGCGACGTTCTCGGGCCGGCTGAACGAGGCCAAGATCGCCCCGATCCGCGACCGCTGGAAGGGCCACCTGGTCCTCAAGGGGGTGGCGAGCGAGGAAGACGCCGAGACCGCGGTCCGGCTCGGGCTCGACGGGCTCATCGTGTCGAACCACGGCGGCCGGCAGGTGGACGCGGGCGAATCGGCGATCCGGTCGCTGTTGCCGATCGCGGCGAAGTACCGCGGCAAGATCCGGGTCATGATCGACAGCGGGTTACGGTCCGGCCCGGACATCGCCCGCGCCCTGGCGTGCGACGCCGATTTCACCTTCCTGGGTCGGACGTTCATGTACGCGGTCGCGGCGCTCGGCCGGGACGGCGGGCAACACGCGATCGCCATGCTGAAGGTGCAATTGAAGCAGGTGATGGATCAACTGTGCTGCCACCGCGTCGCGGACTTCCCCCGGCACCTGTTGCGGAAACCCGGATAG
- a CDS encoding 1,9-bis(guanidino)-5-aza-nonane synthase, whose protein sequence is MVTKSDYLHTPVEHIDVTQFNPVPLVEAMGRTAFTARDLARAADITHRMVADRDCGVILCLAGSLVSAGLKKVFADAVRCNMVDAIVSTGANIVDQDFFEGLGFRHWVGEEKLRSGMFDAELRDLHIDRIYDTLIDEDELRTCDDTTRVIADELEPRPHSSREYIRAMGAYLDKNGCKTPDSIVYEAYRADVPIFCPAFSDCSAGFGLVAHQHARGDGPKLSLDSAKDFYELTQLKIANPTTGLFMVGGGVPKNFAQDVVVAADVLGREVPMHKYAVQVTVADVRDGALSGSTLKEASSWGKVDLAFEQMVYSEATLAVPLLFGYAYHKGAWKARTGRRWNQVLETAAVP, encoded by the coding sequence ATGGTGACGAAGTCCGATTACCTGCACACGCCCGTCGAACACATCGACGTGACCCAGTTCAACCCCGTGCCGCTGGTGGAGGCGATGGGTCGAACGGCGTTCACCGCCCGCGACCTGGCCCGCGCCGCCGACATCACGCACCGCATGGTCGCGGACCGGGACTGCGGCGTGATCCTGTGCCTGGCCGGGTCGCTCGTCAGCGCGGGCTTGAAGAAAGTGTTCGCGGACGCGGTGCGGTGCAACATGGTGGACGCGATCGTGTCCACCGGTGCGAACATCGTGGACCAGGACTTCTTCGAGGGACTGGGGTTCCGCCACTGGGTCGGCGAGGAGAAGCTCCGGAGCGGCATGTTCGACGCGGAGCTGCGCGACCTGCACATCGACCGCATCTACGACACGCTCATCGACGAGGACGAGCTGCGCACCTGCGACGACACGACGCGGGTGATCGCGGACGAACTGGAGCCGCGCCCGCACTCGTCCCGCGAGTACATCCGGGCGATGGGCGCGTACCTGGACAAGAACGGCTGCAAGACGCCGGACAGCATCGTGTACGAGGCGTACAGGGCCGACGTGCCGATCTTCTGCCCGGCGTTCTCCGACTGCTCCGCGGGGTTCGGGCTGGTCGCGCACCAGCACGCGAGGGGCGACGGTCCGAAGCTCTCACTGGACAGCGCGAAAGACTTCTACGAGCTGACGCAGTTGAAGATCGCCAACCCCACGACCGGGCTGTTCATGGTGGGCGGCGGGGTGCCCAAGAACTTCGCGCAAGACGTGGTCGTGGCGGCCGACGTGCTCGGGCGCGAGGTGCCGATGCACAAGTACGCGGTGCAGGTGACGGTCGCCGACGTGCGCGACGGGGCGCTCTCCGGCAGCACCTTGAAGGAGGCGTCGAGTTGGGGCAAGGTGGATCTGGCGTTCGAGCAAATGGTCTATAGCGAGGCGACACTGGCGGTGCCGCTGCTGTTCGGCTACGCCTACCACAAGGGCGCGTGGAAGGCCCGCACCGGCCGCCGGTGGAACCAGGTCCTCGAAACCGCTGCCGTACCGTAA